The Diachasmimorpha longicaudata isolate KC_UGA_2023 chromosome 2, iyDiaLong2, whole genome shotgun sequence genome segment ACCCCAGAAGAGGAAGGTCATGTCCCTGTGGAAAATATAACTCCAAATCCAGCGACAACGACAGCCGCTCCGAGTCTGTTCAAGACGTTTTGGGAGCTCTTCGCCGGGGGTTCATCAGACCCAACAACATCAGCTCCAATCACCACGTCAACTGAGGATTCCCGGCCGGAAGAGGAAGGGTTCATGGTTGTTCCGTCTGCTCCTAAACCAGTAGACGAAAATCCTATTGTCCCGATCTCGGTGAGTCCGGTGGAAGGGGAAAAGAAGCCAAATGAAGCGACgaacgaaaaaattcaagaacaaTCCAAGTCGGAATCACTAGGGGAGACAGTGGCAGTTGAAGGAACTCAGACTGCAGGAGCTTCAGCAACGACTGAAACGAAGAAGGGAATGGGTTCCTACGTTGTTCTAGGAGTTCTTCTAGGAGTTCTAGCAGCATTGATTGGAGTCGCCGCGTACAAAGGCGACTTTTGTAAAAAGGCGAGGAAGAGGAATTCCAGAAGACACGATGGGAATGACGCGGAGAACGGAACCGAGTCGAAAGATCTTCGAAAATCTTTGATAGAATCCAAGACGTCAGTGCAcccaaaaatttcatcaaatgGAAGTAAACCGGAGTCAATGCCGCTAGTCACCAGTGCAATTCCGGAAGAACTCAGATCTGATGAAGAGCCAACCGCCAAATACATTGGATCCGTACCTGAATCCTCTGCAGATCCCATCAAACCACCGAGAAAATCGTTTTCTCCTGCAGAAGCCGAGAGACTGGAAACTAATGGAAATGTCCCGAGTACTGAAGATGTTGGAGATGGTCCAATAGCTCCGGGCTACAGTGATAATCTTGTGAATGGTAAAAATGATAGGGACTCCATGTGCTCGGTCGGGGAATCCCAATCCTTAAGATCTGTCTCCAATCATCGACTAAGTAACCCATCGCCTTCGAGTCCTGGTGCACAGAGGGTCAAGATAACAATGCAGGATAATCCTGATAGTGTACCTAAGACACCGCTACTCATCACTAGGACTAAAGCTGGTGAAAACCTAGTCAAGACATCCTGAAGAGGTGTGAAGAGGTTATGAGATTTGTGATCAattgaaagacattttttcaatttttttttatgacctGGAAGAGTTCACAGGAGTCAAGGAAAGTGGGGGGCAGTACGAAGTCGttaattttttgaagtttttttttatgaatacatTCGAAGGACATGTTCATCCATTATCCGCGGGAGTGGATGTAAATTTTAGGATCCTCCTGTTCGCAGAAAACTATTTTAGGTTAGATAGTACTTCCAGTGGTTTATAATCCaaccaaaatttcttttcagtGGCAAAATCAGAGAACCAACAATTTGGGAATGAAAACCATGAAAATTCATGTATGAAATTGGATACCTGAAGCTGAGATGATACGAGAAAAGGAAATTTGGTTGAGCTATATTTGATTATCAAAgctgtaaaatttttttataactaaaccaaaaatttttttccgtcgAAAAAATTAAGGAATGAACAATTTCAGAagcaaaattatgaaaatcaatGTATGAAATTTAATACTTGAAGCTGAGTTgatgagagaaaagaaaatttggtTGAGCTGTATTTGATTATCAGAGCTGTTAGatttttgacttttttttatgataaaatcGTGTTGGAAgagttttaacgatttttagAATTATGAGATTAGTCTGTGGAGATGAATTCACTTGGGAAATGAGGAGAATTCGAAGTGATAATGTGGCAGCtcagaatagaaaaaatattgaggttAGGAAGCGCTAAAAATGTACGTGTTATGGCGTCTTCTTGAGGGGACCTCTTTGGTGTTAATTCCACGTCTTCAGGTGGTGAGTGACATGCGGGGCTGTCGGAAACCGAAGTCAAAAAGATGACAGAAACATTCAAGTGTCAGTATGAGTGTAGGAATGATTATCTATCTGTGGATATGGACAACTCTACGGTGCATTTTGTTGCGTTGTGTGAATCCATCATTTGCTGCGGTGAATCAAGAGATATAATTAAGAGAAATAATGATATATCGATGAATAGCAATTTCATCTCGATTTTGTAGAGGGGCGACTGTTTCATTGGCATCCAAGTGACATCATGTTAgccatattgaaaaatttgacatAAAGTGTTTGATTATgtaattttgattattcagTAAATATCACAACATTTCCAAAGTCACTGATTATAGAGCAGAAAGAGAATTATATCCTCAAGGATCGAAGTTTCTatgattcattaaaataatgattatAATACCTAATGATGAACGGATATGGATTTTACGTGTGAACAATTGGAATGGAAAATAGGTATCGCAATGTTTGGAATTAGAGAATTATGGaaagtttgattttttttatttataagttAAAATCTGGAGGGAACTCGAAAAAGTTATTGTGTATGGTTCCGTGCAGTGTTGCCAGATGGCGGTAAAAAACATCTAATCGATTTTAGGTAGTCATCATAAATCCAATGAAGTCGATAAAGATAGTGATTACCATCTTTCAAGAGCCTTTATTTACTTCGTATTGATATTTGGGTATGACGTGAGATAAtttggaaaatcaaaaatttttttcgaaatcatAGTCATGTGGTAATCATAGTTCAATGCGATTTTTCGAGGACAAGTGATTCGTCAAATCTGAGcaattaatatttcttttgAGCAACAACATTTGGATAATGCGTTTATGTTGAACTTTTAGATTAAAGTAGCTCTGCcctttcaataaattcaataattatcaaaagcTACCCgaaatttttaggaaattcgATCACATTtggaatcgtaatttttcctgaattcaaTCCtggcttattttttttaatgagttaaaaaaatcagaagtTAACGCAGTGTcttatggaaaaatcaatatttccgTTGTAGTcaaatctgaatttttcattatgcgACTTAAACAAATCAAGAAATGGTCTGACACTACTTAAAGATCATCTATCGTTTATGAAACAAACTCTATAATTTGTTTATAAGAAGGAAATGgtctaaaaaatatcactgcttcttgaaatttaatttggaTAATGCTGACAATGtctgattttaaaaaaaattctattcataTAATTAATCGGAAAATTTGGCgactaaaaatattcaaaatccgGTCGGTAAAATGCTGACCTGAGGGTAGAGCTACTTTAAtgcggaaattttttctctctaattccaattttctcaaaagtttttttcttcGATGACTTTGAAAATCATAGATTTGGGTTTTCATAGTAATTTAATATTCCAAACAACAAGATCTCAAAACACTCTTTTTCAGAGTTAAATTCGACCTCCAATTTCTTCCCCCTATGACTAGATAAACATCTAAAAATATGTCCAGTAATTATTTACGCAAAACAACATGTCAAAATGCTCAAAATTGAAGACGTTCCCTCGAGGACCGTTGTTCAGTAATTCTGCCTTGACTGTGACCGTTGTCCCAGCCTCTACTACTTCATCACTTGATGCACCATGTTAGTTCCCTAGAAGTTATCTTGGTGCTGAACAAGCAATATCAGCGAAAAAATAAAGTGGTCATCCTCGGAATTTGTACCTTCTTTATAACGCTCCATTCTGATGACTCGTGTGCTATCCACTTTTCCTTTTTTATAGTTATAGCCCAGAATTAATGAGAACGCACCGGGATTCCGATTCCACTGAACGTTTTTCCGTCATGTGAGTTCTAATTGCAGTTTTATGCAAATTGAAAGTGCTGAAGGATGAACAACTCGATGTATCACTGGAAAGTCGTCAACAAtttgcagattttttattttcgaactTACGAAGAGAGTCTTCTAATCTTTCAGAAAAATTAGAACAGGAAACAAGTGAATTCGgtggattttttcatcacattccaatgaaatgttataaaatacatttcagTGCATCGATGTGACTTTTTATCGTTtcgttttgaaatttataaacgAGAATGAAAGAAAGAAGTCACTTTATTAAGAAGTCACTTTATTGATAATAAGCGATGATGGagagtaattatttttgtcgattaatgtttttaattatcaagtTTTATCCAAATGAAGATGTTAGAATTGTAAATATCCTAAGAATTGTTTAGATGCaagaacaaattatttatagatTGAGTTcgtcattaaatttatttcttcgtcAGCGaatcacttattattttttccccatcATCAATTGATCATgtgaaaatcaaaataaatatctgTGTTGCGTAGTACCAAATTgtgtaataaattattacttCATTCACAATGATGAGGCGGATTTATATGGATTCATAGTTTAGTACCGCATGTCGCAAAGGATGAcatgggaaataaaaaaagattaaTTTCATGGAGAAAATAGGTATTTGTACTTGTGAAAAATGTTGTTATCAATACATGTGAATTTACACATTAATGATTGTAATAAGTAATGATTGACATCCATTAATTCAGTTGCGAAGTAGTACAACGAGACGAGTTGACGTCTTTGAGTCGATTTTTCGgtcgatatctccgaatctgaGAGAGATAACTGAATTATTgtaatgacatttgttgtaatACTCAATtgtctccacaaaaaaggttataataaaaatgatcctATTTTCCCTACATTTTGAGATAgtcatcaaaaactggtcaacaggcaaaagtgacttatctcgtttcacCACTTCACTACCAAATTTCGACGACAATTGAACCTACAATGAAAAACAGTTCAAGGATGCCCACATGGAAGAAGAATACAATTCGAAATACATTTTGCAACTATCTGAATCGCATGATAAGTAAAACGGCCAAAAATGTGATCTGTGAAATATATGTGATGAAATATGAATCGGAAAATTATACTTCGCATATTCTTCGAATCGATCTATGACTACTCAATGGGGATTTGGCAGACGATCGACTAGTTCACTCGGTCGATAGTCACTCCCTGGTTGGATGATCACTGGATA includes the following:
- the LOC135159742 gene encoding protein windpipe, translating into MLKMPTTLVTLGLLLLVTTPAPTLGLCTLQHNGTLAQCHYLDDIKFINTNQLKSLKVTSVGKRLSASVFGNITTLQHLDLSHLKLREIVPGTFSNLPNLLSLDLSHNHLTHLGRGTFEGPTNLHVLNLRGNSLLRIPVDTANLKDLKFLELSSNKLYCDCKTLNLRDTLMSQGVITSKKTLCAGPGTLTGVVLSEPKAEVICMFENQDRDPGMQKDQAETIPEGSGEPGSGDVVEQVKDTDELDKTTDSIIEKVETSVEYGTTVPSANTPAPTTAVASATQGEGLLITEEQKRASTISPSIASTTAANNSEAWKALNGLTEGSGDDEAEGSGLDLLIPPITWDNITDDTPEEEGHVPVENITPNPATTTAAPSLFKTFWELFAGGSSDPTTSAPITTSTEDSRPEEEGFMVVPSAPKPVDENPIVPISVSPVEGEKKPNEATNEKIQEQSKSESLGETVAVEGTQTAGASATTETKKGMGSYVVLGVLLGVLAALIGVAAYKGDFCKKARKRNSRRHDGNDAENGTESKDLRKSLIESKTSVHPKISSNGSKPESMPLVTSAIPEELRSDEEPTAKYIGSVPESSADPIKPPRKSFSPAEAERLETNGNVPSTEDVGDGPIAPGYSDNLVNGKNDRDSMCSVGESQSLRSVSNHRLSNPSPSSPGAQRVKITMQDNPDSVPKTPLLITRTKAGENLVKTS